Proteins encoded by one window of Drosophila melanogaster chromosome X:
- the Bx gene encoding beadex, isoform C codes for MMTMDITKTEPGLVGLSSNQQQQQQQQSQQSNAGMNSGGQNNGPNPNGNGNVVNVVNSGGAGGGNNGNGNVQSIAAAANNNNNNNNNGSQLCAGCGKHIQDRYLLRALDMLWHEDCLKCGCCDCRLGEVGSTLYTKGNLMLCKRDYLRLFGNTGYCAACSKVIPAFEMVMRARTNVYHLECFACQQCNHRFCVGDRFYLCENKILCEYDYEERLVFASMANHPMLKRHVSSLGQGSPTGAAGAQNTAGGLLGGGPGGGNVNGVGMVNGPRTPGDHNNNNNGPQTPTGGGSPFAAAAAAAAAAAHMKNQLGASS; via the exons ATGATGACTATGGACATTACCAAAACCGAACCCGGTCTCGTCGGGCTTTCCTCcaaccaacagcagcagcagcagcagcagtcgcagcaaAGCAACGCCGGCATGAACAGCGGTGGCCAGAACAACGGGCCCAATCCCAATGGCAATGGGAACGTGGTCAATGTGGTCAACTCCGGCGGTGCCGGTGGCGGCAACAATGGCAACGGGAATGTCCAGAGCATCGCCGCCGCTgccaacaataataacaataacaacaacaacggcagccAATTGTGCGCCGGCTGCGGCAAGCACATCCAGGACCGCTATCTCCTCCGCGCCCTGGACATGCTGTGGCACGAGGACTGCCTCAAGTGCGGCTGCTGCGACTGCCGCCTGGGCGAGGTGGGCTCCACGCTCTACACCAAGGGCAACCTGATGCTCTGCAAGCGGGACTACTTGAG ATTGTTTGGCAACACGGGCTACTGCGCCGCCTGCAGCAAGGTGATCCCAGCCTTCGAGATGGTGATGCGTGCAAGGACCAATGTCTATCACTTGGAGTGCTTCGCTTGTCAGCAGTGTAACCACAG ATTCTGTGTGGGCGACCGTTTCTACCTGTGCGAGAACAAGATACTCTGCGAGTACGACTATGAGGAGCGCCTGGTCTTCGCATCGATGGCCAATCATCCGATGCTCAAGCGACACGTCTCCTCCTTGGGCCAGGGCTCACCGACGGGAGCGGCTGGGGCGCAGAATACCGCTGGTGGATTGCTGGGCGGCGGACCCGGTGGCGGCAATGTGAATGGCGTGGGCATGGTCAACGGACCGCGCACCCCTGGCGatcacaataacaacaacaatggcccACAGACACCGACCGGCGGTGGCTCACCgtttgccgctgctgctgctgccgccgccgccgctgcccaTATGAAGAATCAACTGGGCG
- the Bx gene encoding beadex, isoform B — protein MEYLYNASMHCEDEERVNFYNMDKFFVPHVQSIELEQQAILRQYVPQYAYQWPWGFAPSAYSYYQGFGSLNMMTMDITKTEPGLVGLSSNQQQQQQQQSQQSNAGMNSGGQNNGPNPNGNGNVVNVVNSGGAGGGNNGNGNVQSIAAAANNNNNNNNNGSQLCAGCGKHIQDRYLLRALDMLWHEDCLKCGCCDCRLGEVGSTLYTKGNLMLCKRDYLRLFGNTGYCAACSKVIPAFEMVMRARTNVYHLECFACQQCNHRFCVGDRFYLCENKILCEYDYEERLVFASMANHPMLKRHVSSLGQGSPTGAAGAQNTAGGLLGGGPGGGNVNGVGMVNGPRTPGDHNNNNNGPQTPTGGGSPFAAAAAAAAAAAHMKNQLGASS, from the exons ATGGAGTACCTCTACAACGCTAGTATGCATTGCGAAGATGAAGAACGCGTCAATTTCTACAACATGGACAAGTTCTTCGTGCCCCACGTGCAGTCGATTgagctggagcagcaggcGATCCTGCGGCAATACGTGCCCCAGTACGCTTATCAGTGGCCCTGGGGATTTGCCCCTTCCGCTTACAGTTATTACCAGGGATTCGGTAGCCTtaat ATGATGACTATGGACATTACCAAAACCGAACCCGGTCTCGTCGGGCTTTCCTCcaaccaacagcagcagcagcagcagcagtcgcagcaaAGCAACGCCGGCATGAACAGCGGTGGCCAGAACAACGGGCCCAATCCCAATGGCAATGGGAACGTGGTCAATGTGGTCAACTCCGGCGGTGCCGGTGGCGGCAACAATGGCAACGGGAATGTCCAGAGCATCGCCGCCGCTgccaacaataataacaataacaacaacaacggcagccAATTGTGCGCCGGCTGCGGCAAGCACATCCAGGACCGCTATCTCCTCCGCGCCCTGGACATGCTGTGGCACGAGGACTGCCTCAAGTGCGGCTGCTGCGACTGCCGCCTGGGCGAGGTGGGCTCCACGCTCTACACCAAGGGCAACCTGATGCTCTGCAAGCGGGACTACTTGAG ATTGTTTGGCAACACGGGCTACTGCGCCGCCTGCAGCAAGGTGATCCCAGCCTTCGAGATGGTGATGCGTGCAAGGACCAATGTCTATCACTTGGAGTGCTTCGCTTGTCAGCAGTGTAACCACAG ATTCTGTGTGGGCGACCGTTTCTACCTGTGCGAGAACAAGATACTCTGCGAGTACGACTATGAGGAGCGCCTGGTCTTCGCATCGATGGCCAATCATCCGATGCTCAAGCGACACGTCTCCTCCTTGGGCCAGGGCTCACCGACGGGAGCGGCTGGGGCGCAGAATACCGCTGGTGGATTGCTGGGCGGCGGACCCGGTGGCGGCAATGTGAATGGCGTGGGCATGGTCAACGGACCGCGCACCCCTGGCGatcacaataacaacaacaatggcccACAGACACCGACCGGCGGTGGCTCACCgtttgccgctgctgctgctgccgccgccgccgctgcccaTATGAAGAATCAACTGGGCG